A stretch of the Capsicum annuum cultivar UCD-10X-F1 chromosome 8, UCD10Xv1.1, whole genome shotgun sequence genome encodes the following:
- the LOC124885338 gene encoding DNA repair protein REV1-like: MIYYSSLYIILCTEKVNSTLLVQDCFFVSVVIRNHPELKDKPVAICHSDNPRGTAEISSANYPAKGYGVKAGMFVRDAKSRCLHLVILSYDFEAYEEVADRFYNILHKYCNKVQAVSCDETFLDATDSGVEDSQDFVCVIREEILDATGCTASAGIAGNMLMTRLATRIAKPDGQCYIPSEKASVSENYGGNFYMASVTE, from the exons ATGATATACTACTCGTCTCTGTACATTATTCTCTGCACTGAAAAAGTCAATTCAACTCTACTTGTTCAGGATTGTTTTTTTGTGTCTGTGGTTATCAGAAATCACCCTGAGTTGAAGGATAAACCTGTTGCCATTTGCCATTCAGATAATCCACGGGGAACAGCAGAAATATCGTCTGCGAATTATCCTGCTAAGGGTTATG GAGTAAAGGCTGGAATGTTTGTCAGAGATGCCAAGTCACGTTGCCTTCACCTAGTCAttctttcttatgattttgaggCTTATGAGGAG GTTGCTGATCGATTTTATAACATCTTGCACAAGTACTGCAACAAAGTGCAG GCTGTAAGTTGTGATGAAACATTTTTAGATGCCACTGATTCTGGAGTAGAGGACAGTCAAGATTTTGTCTGCGTGATCAGAGAGGAGATTCTTGATGCGACAGGCTGTACTGCTAGTGCTGGTATCGCTGGGAATATGCTTATGACACGTCTTGCTACTAGGATTGCAAAACCAGATGGGCAATGTTACATCCCTTCTGAGAAG GCATCAGTTAGTGAGAACTATGGTGGCAACTTTTACATGGCTTCTGTGACGGAGTAA